A single Metarhizium brunneum chromosome 5, complete sequence DNA region contains:
- the IPI1 gene encoding Pre-rRNA-processing protein IPI1 codes for MGSSAKKKKEKQKDFQKPKYKVGKTKPKASNFTDTSFKSKAIVVGQQSLSTDAPDYVQQFKHNLSLASSSRSDKQRRDSLAFLTSQLSVDQPSNPIGTIALLNKILPLVSDSSTPVRAQLLKLLQTLPRDEIKHSTEHASMYIRAGMTHLSADISNNSLAVMEWLLEVAGSELVNCPGGWVKTLGTFCAMMGWAVSSSNGGWTSATRTSMKAKDAQTLAKQITALSRFLQAGFADESSQVESSSQYWDALYRVPRAPNSFEYLNLSGARRDEEGEMYSNRAARQEIFCKRFLDAISKGLDKAKKEGGATGRAASSMEQVLKDGLADFEPSTAMDTQDLLDLW; via the exons ATGGGTTCTAGtgccaagaaaaagaaggagaagcagaAAGACTTCCAG AAACCCAAATATAAGGTTGGGAAGACAAAGCCAAAGGCTTCGAATTTTACAGACACAAGCTTCAAGTCCAAAG CCATTGTGGTGGGACAGCAATCCTTATCGACGGATGCACCGGACTATGTCCAACAATTCAAGCACAATttgtccttggcttcctcATCGAGATCAGATAAACAACGCCGAGATTCCCTGGCCTTTTTAACAAGCCAACTATCTGTCGACCAGCCATCCAATCCCATTGGCACCATTGCTCTACTGAATAAAATCCTTCCCTTGGTGTCCGACAGTTCTACACCAGTGCGGGCCCAGCTTTTGAAATTACTTCAGACTCTTCCAAGAGACGAGATCAAGCATAGCACGGAGCACGCATCAATGTACATACGGGCAGGAATGACGCATTTGTCCGCCGATATAAGTAACAACTCGCTGGCCGTGATGGAATGGCTACTCGAGGTAGCTGGTTCCGAGCTGGTCAACTGTCCAGGCGGATGGGTTAAGACTCTAGGCACATTTTGTGCAATGATGGGCTGGGCCGTATCTTCTTCTAATGGGGGTTGGACTTCAGCCACACGCACATCAatgaaggccaaggacgctCAAACCCTTGCCAAACAAATCACAGCACTGTCTCGGTTTCTCCAAGCCGGATTCGCGGATGAATCGTCCCAAGTGGAGAGCTCTTCTCAATACTGGGATGCTCTGTACAGAGTGCCTCGTGCGCCGAATTCCTTTGAATATCTCAATCTCTCTGGCGCTCGTCgtgatgaagaaggcgagaTGTATTCAAATCGAGCGGCCCGGCAAGAAATATTCTGCAAAAGGTTTCTTGATGCTATTAGCAAAGGCCTTGATaaagccaagaaagaaggaggtGCTACTGGTCGTGCTGCCTCTTCGATGGAGCAGGTTTTGAAGGACGGCTTGGCCGATTTTGAGCCTTCAACTGCAATGGATACACAAGATCTGCTCGATTTATGGTGA